A single region of the Jatrophihabitans sp. GAS493 genome encodes:
- a CDS encoding lycopene cyclase domain-containing protein, with amino-acid sequence MSHWVYLGLLAVCLIGTAPLEIWLHTHVYRRWQRLLATLLPVVLIFGGWDLLAIAHRDWSYNRHFLVGVTLPGGLPLEELLFFLVTPTCAILTLEAVRARRPQWPIGDEPVDGEGHAPGQEGG; translated from the coding sequence ATGTCGCATTGGGTCTACCTCGGGCTACTGGCTGTCTGCCTGATCGGGACCGCCCCGCTGGAGATCTGGCTGCACACGCACGTCTACCGGCGCTGGCAGCGGCTGCTCGCCACGCTGCTGCCGGTGGTGCTGATCTTCGGGGGTTGGGACCTGCTCGCCATCGCCCATCGGGACTGGAGCTACAACCGGCACTTCCTGGTCGGGGTGACGCTGCCGGGAGGTCTGCCGCTGGAGGAGTTGCTCTTCTTCCTGGTGACTCCCACCTGCGCGATCCTCACGCTGGAGGCGGTGCGAGCCCGCCGCCCGCAGTGGCCGATCGGTGACGAGCCGGTTGACGGCGAAGGCCACGCGCCGGGGCAGGAGGGCGGATGA
- a CDS encoding spermidine synthase: MARDDDSSTGGIDVSSGHAELLADADRPGGWLLLVDRVRQSYVDLNHPTYLDLEYVQHLADIVDALPPGELAVTHIGGGAFCFPRYLAATRPGSPQIVFEPDERLTEFIRARLPFARNARVRVRPQGGQEGVAALKTASADVIVLDAFLGARVPAELTTAEFVDEVARVLRPGGTYVANLADGPPLTYLRRVVATIATRLPNVLLVSDPAVLKGRRYGNVVLAASTVELPLPSVRRSAAAAMFPVQVLTGTELTRFVGQAKPLTDADSLRSAEPPGETWRAGEY; encoded by the coding sequence GTGGCCCGTGACGATGACTCTTCGACGGGCGGAATCGACGTCTCATCGGGGCATGCGGAGCTACTGGCCGACGCCGATCGCCCTGGTGGCTGGCTGCTTCTGGTCGATCGGGTCCGGCAGTCCTACGTCGACCTCAACCATCCGACCTACCTCGACCTCGAGTACGTCCAGCACCTGGCCGACATCGTCGACGCGCTGCCGCCCGGCGAGCTGGCGGTCACCCATATCGGCGGCGGAGCCTTCTGCTTCCCGCGCTACCTGGCCGCTACCCGTCCCGGCTCCCCTCAGATCGTCTTCGAACCGGACGAGCGTCTCACCGAGTTCATCCGGGCCCGGCTGCCGTTCGCCCGCAACGCCCGGGTGCGGGTGCGGCCGCAGGGTGGCCAGGAGGGTGTCGCGGCGCTGAAAACGGCCAGCGCCGACGTCATCGTCCTGGACGCCTTTCTCGGGGCCCGGGTGCCGGCCGAACTCACCACCGCCGAGTTCGTGGACGAGGTGGCTCGGGTGCTGCGCCCGGGCGGCACCTATGTCGCGAACCTGGCTGACGGACCGCCGCTGACGTACCTGCGTCGGGTGGTCGCCACCATCGCGACCCGACTGCCCAATGTGCTGCTGGTCAGCGACCCGGCGGTGCTGAAGGGGCGGCGCTACGGCAACGTCGTCCTCGCGGCGTCGACCGTCGAACTGCCGCTGCCCAGCGTGCGCCGCTCGGCCGCGGCGGCCATGTTCCCGGTCCAGGTCTTGACCGGTACCGAGCTGACCCGCTTCGTAGGACAGGCCAAACCACTCACCGACGCCGATTCACTGCGTTCAGCTGAACCTCCCGGCGAGACTTGGCGAGCGGGGGAGTACTAG
- a CDS encoding Rv2175c family DNA-binding protein, whose protein sequence is MSESVEMSGFPDVAEELGVIVTQVHQLVRDGELVAIRGEDGVRRIPSSFIQDGVIVKGVVGVINVLRDAKFSDAEIVDWLHREDDSLPGTPIQALRENRGTEVKRRAQAAGY, encoded by the coding sequence ATGTCCGAGTCAGTAGAGATGAGTGGGTTCCCCGACGTCGCCGAGGAACTGGGCGTCATCGTCACCCAGGTTCACCAGCTGGTCCGCGACGGCGAGCTCGTCGCCATCCGGGGCGAGGACGGCGTGCGCCGGATCCCGTCGTCCTTCATCCAGGACGGCGTCATCGTCAAGGGCGTCGTCGGCGTGATCAACGTACTGCGCGATGCCAAGTTCTCCGACGCCGAGATCGTCGATTGGCTGCATCGCGAAGATGATTCGCTGCCCGGGACACCGATTCAGGCCCTGCGGGAGAACCGGGGCACCGAGGTGAAGCGCCGGGCCCAGGCGGCCGGCTACTAG